The Halomonas qaidamensis genome includes the window ATTGCTGCTGACGCTGTCGTGGTAGCGTTTGGTTTCCAGGCAAGTCCAGCGCCTTGGTTTGATGGTGCCAACATCCAGGTCGATGAGCGTGATCGCGTAAAAGCGCCAGAACACGGCCAGTACGCCTACCAAACCAGCAATGAGAAAATTTTTGCCGGTGGCGATATGGTGCGCGGCTCTGACTTAGTCGTGACCGCAATTTATGAAGGCCGCCAAGCTGCTGAGGGGATTTTGGATTACCTGGGGGTTTGATAGTGAGACTGGGGAAGTAAGTCTTAATAGGGCGACTTTCCCGACTTCAGGCCTTCGCGAGGGCGCTGTGAACCCATCCATGGGCGCTACTTTTGTCATCTGACCGCCATGGATGGCGGAAATGCCGGAGGGGAACATTTTCCGGCCATGACAAAAGACCCTCGTTTAGGTCTGACCTCGGTGTCGCCCATCGAGAGCAGTTCAAATTGAGCCTTTAGGCGTACTCTGCTATTCTGTCATCCCATCCTGGTGTGGCTTTCTGTTACGCCTTTTGATCACGTTTCGACAGGTTTTCCATGACACGATATATCTTCGTGACCGGCGGCGTTGTGTCCTCTCTTGGCAAGGGCATCGCGTCGGCCTCGCTGGCGGCGATTCTAGAGGCCCGCGGCCTTAAGGTCACCATGCTCAAGCTCGACCCCTACATCAACGTGGACCCGGGCACCATGAGTCCTTTCCAGCACGGCGAGGTGTTCGTCACCGAAGATGGCGCCGAGACGGACTTGGACTTAGGGCACTACGAGCGCTTTATTCGCACCAAAATGACCCAAGGTAATAATTTCACCACTGGCCGCGTGTACGAGAGTGTGCTGCGCAAAGAGCGCCGTGGTGATTACCTGGGTGGCACCGTTCAGGTCATCCCGCACATTACCGATGAGATCAAGCAGCGTGTCTATGCTGGCGGTGAAGGCTTTGACGTGGCGCTGGTGGAAATCGGTGGTACGGTAGGTGATATCGAATCGCTACCGTTTCTTGAGTCAATTCGCCAGATTCGCAGTGAGCTTGGCGCCAGCCGGGCGATTTACATGCACCTCACGCTGGTGCCGTATATCAAGACGGCAGGCGAGACTAAGACCAAGCCGACTCAGCACAGCGTTAAAGAGCTACGTTCGATTGGTATCCAGCCGGATATTCTGATCTGCCGTAGTGAAGTAGAGTTGGAAGAGAGCGAGCGCCGCAAAATTGCTCTGTTTACTAACGTAGAAGAGCGTGCGGTGGTACCGCTGCAGGATGCCGATACCATATATCGCATTCCGTTGATGCTGCACGAGCACGGCCTGGACGACATTGTTTGCGACAAGCTGCGTTTGGAAGCCGAGCCTGCGGACCTTTCTGAGTGGGTTAAGGTGCTGGACTCCAAGCTGAACCCGCTGAAGTCGGTAAGCATTGCCATGGTCGGCAAGTACATGGAGCTATTGGATGCTTACAAGTCACTTAACGAAGCGCTCATTCATGCGGGTATTCAAGGGCGTATCAAGGTTAATGTCGACTATATCGACTCTGAAGATATTGAGCACCACGGAACCGAACGGCTCGCTGGCAAAGATGCCATCTTAGTGCCTGGTGGCTTCGGCGAGCGCGGCGTGGAAGGCAAAATTCTTACCGCCCAGTTTGCCCGTGAGAACAATATTCCCTACTTGGGGATTTGTCTTGGCATGCAGGTGGCAGTCATTGAGTTTGCCCGCAACGTAGCTGGCTGGAAAGACGCTAACTCTACCGAATTTACCCACGACACCAAGCACCCCGTAGTGGGCTTGATTACTGAGTGGATTAACGCCGA containing:
- a CDS encoding CTP synthase encodes the protein MTRYIFVTGGVVSSLGKGIASASLAAILEARGLKVTMLKLDPYINVDPGTMSPFQHGEVFVTEDGAETDLDLGHYERFIRTKMTQGNNFTTGRVYESVLRKERRGDYLGGTVQVIPHITDEIKQRVYAGGEGFDVALVEIGGTVGDIESLPFLESIRQIRSELGASRAIYMHLTLVPYIKTAGETKTKPTQHSVKELRSIGIQPDILICRSEVELEESERRKIALFTNVEERAVVPLQDADTIYRIPLMLHEHGLDDIVCDKLRLEAEPADLSEWVKVLDSKLNPLKSVSIAMVGKYMELLDAYKSLNEALIHAGIQGRIKVNVDYIDSEDIEHHGTERLAGKDAILVPGGFGERGVEGKILTAQFARENNIPYLGICLGMQVAVIEFARNVAGWKDANSTEFTHDTKHPVVGLITEWINAEGKIELRDAASDLGGTMRLGGQICHLKAGSKAREAYGADEIVERHRHRFEVNNQFIDELEQAGLVISGKSVDQSLVEVVELADHPWYVACQFHPEFTSTPRDGHPLFSGFVNAALEHKTARTRAHTTTQE